The following proteins come from a genomic window of Campylobacter concisus:
- the topA gene encoding type I DNA topoisomerase translates to MMKSLIIVESPAKAKTIKNFLDKSYNVIASKGHIRDLPKTSFGIKIEDDKFTPEYRVSSDHSAIVKEIKELAKGADEIYLATDEDREGEAIAFHIANAIGKEPTSLPRIVFHEITKSAIQNALKSPRRVDMNSVNAQQTRRLLDRIVGYKLSPLLNLKIQKGLSAGRVQSAALKIIVDREREIQAFKPVEYYTIDTVFKKDLDAELVKFENQKIEKLTIQNPDRAKYIIENLQNEKFSVREIESKDRKIQPSPPFMTSTLQQSASNRLGFSPKKTMMIAQSLYEGVQTNEGFMGAITYMRTDSLNLAKEAVAAAREHILQNYGKEYLPAKAISYTTSSKGAQEAHEAIRPTNLNFTPQIAAKFLEKDALKLYTLIYNRFLACQMSACVSQTQNVYVASEKGEFKISGRKVLFDGFYKVYGELDKDKILPNLKKGDEMSLQSIKSTQNFTEPPARYSEAGLVKKLESLGIGRPSTYAPTITLLTSRDYVRVEKKQLIPNEIAFSMIGVLEEHFSNIVDSEFTSHLEEKLDEIALDKADWQKVLSDFYYPFMEKISAGKTGIKSLKTATPIGEKCPECGSELVLRKGRYGEFIACSNFPKCKYSRNVAKDNEKSAETDTATAAKPKRELKKLDVPCPKCGGEIVERFSRRGKFYGCANYPKCDFISNYEPVEQKCDECGGDMIKKELKKGTFIECTKCKKKTLISEN, encoded by the coding sequence ATAATGAAAAGCTTAATCATCGTGGAATCTCCCGCAAAAGCAAAGACCATCAAAAATTTCTTAGACAAAAGCTACAACGTCATCGCCTCAAAAGGCCACATCAGAGACCTGCCAAAAACAAGCTTTGGTATCAAGATAGAAGATGATAAATTTACCCCAGAATACCGCGTCAGCAGCGATCACTCCGCCATCGTAAAAGAGATAAAAGAGCTTGCCAAAGGTGCTGATGAAATTTACCTCGCGACCGATGAGGATAGAGAGGGTGAGGCGATCGCATTTCACATCGCAAATGCCATCGGCAAAGAGCCAACTAGCTTGCCTCGCATCGTCTTTCACGAGATCACCAAAAGCGCCATACAAAACGCTCTAAAAAGCCCAAGACGAGTCGATATGAACAGCGTCAATGCCCAGCAAACAAGGCGCTTGCTTGACCGTATCGTTGGCTACAAGCTAAGTCCACTTTTAAATTTAAAGATACAAAAAGGCTTAAGCGCTGGCCGTGTGCAAAGTGCAGCGCTAAAGATAATAGTCGACCGAGAGCGTGAAATCCAGGCGTTTAAACCAGTTGAATACTACACCATTGATACCGTTTTTAAAAAAGACCTAGACGCTGAGCTGGTTAAATTTGAAAACCAAAAGATCGAAAAGCTCACTATCCAAAACCCAGACCGCGCAAAATACATCATTGAAAATTTACAAAATGAGAAATTTAGCGTCCGTGAGATCGAGAGCAAGGATAGAAAGATCCAGCCAAGTCCGCCATTTATGACCTCAACACTTCAGCAAAGTGCGAGCAACCGCCTTGGCTTTAGCCCTAAAAAGACGATGATGATCGCACAAAGCCTCTATGAGGGCGTGCAAACAAACGAAGGCTTCATGGGTGCGATCACCTACATGAGAACGGACAGCTTAAATTTAGCCAAAGAGGCCGTCGCAGCCGCTAGAGAGCATATATTGCAAAACTATGGCAAAGAGTATCTGCCAGCCAAAGCGATAAGCTACACGACAAGCTCAAAAGGCGCGCAAGAAGCCCACGAAGCGATCCGCCCTACAAATTTAAACTTCACACCGCAAATTGCCGCTAAATTTTTAGAAAAAGACGCGCTTAAACTCTACACGCTCATTTACAATAGATTTTTGGCCTGCCAAATGAGCGCATGTGTGAGCCAAACGCAAAATGTCTATGTCGCAAGCGAAAAAGGCGAGTTTAAGATAAGCGGCAGAAAGGTACTATTTGACGGCTTTTACAAAGTTTATGGCGAGCTTGATAAGGATAAAATTTTGCCAAATTTAAAAAAGGGCGACGAGATGAGCTTGCAAAGCATAAAAAGCACGCAAAATTTCACCGAGCCACCAGCCAGGTACTCAGAAGCTGGCCTTGTTAAAAAGCTTGAAAGTCTAGGCATCGGCCGCCCAAGTACCTATGCACCGACTATCACACTGCTAACTTCAAGAGACTACGTGAGAGTCGAGAAAAAGCAGCTCATACCAAACGAGATCGCATTTAGCATGATAGGCGTTTTGGAAGAGCACTTTAGCAATATAGTTGATAGCGAATTTACCTCACATCTTGAAGAAAAGCTCGATGAAATCGCACTTGACAAGGCTGATTGGCAAAAGGTGCTAAGTGACTTTTACTATCCATTTATGGAAAAAATTAGCGCTGGCAAAACTGGCATAAAAAGCCTAAAAACAGCCACTCCGATCGGCGAGAAGTGCCCAGAGTGTGGAAGCGAGCTAGTGCTTAGAAAGGGCAGATATGGCGAGTTTATCGCTTGCTCAAATTTCCCAAAATGCAAATACTCAAGAAACGTCGCAAAAGATAATGAAAAGAGCGCAGAAACTGACACTGCAACGGCTGCTAAGCCAAAACGTGAGCTTAAAAAGCTTGATGTGCCATGTCCAAAATGCGGCGGCGAGATCGTCGAGAGATTTAGCAGGCGCGGTAAATTTTATGGATGTGCCAACTATCCAAAATGTGACTTCATCTCAAACTACGAGCCAGTTGAGCAAAAATGCGACGAATGTGGCGGCGATATGATCAAAAAAGAGCTTAAAAAAGGCACATTTATAGAGTGCACAAAGTGTAAGAAAAAGACGCTCATCTCTGAAAACTAA
- a CDS encoding biotin synthase, with product MKTIMLCAICSVTQGNCAEDCAYCTQSAKAGADISKFKEKSVQQVVDEAKMAYKNHALGFCLVTSGARLNDKKTDYIASLARAVSKEVPNLMLIACNGMATYEQLCELKKAGVFSYNHNLETSREFFPKICKTHTWDERYQTNLDAKRAGLMLCTGGIYGVGESEADRVSFRASLKELEPFSSPINFFIKNEALSLDLPPLSVDEALKIVRDTKSALPETRVMIAGGREKILSERQYEIFENGADAIVIGDYLTAKGEKASKDIEELAKRGFSFASICH from the coding sequence ATGAAAACAATTATGCTCTGTGCGATATGCTCAGTCACTCAAGGAAACTGCGCCGAGGACTGCGCTTACTGCACACAAAGTGCCAAAGCCGGCGCCGATATCTCAAAATTTAAAGAAAAAAGTGTGCAGCAGGTGGTGGATGAAGCCAAAATGGCTTATAAAAACCACGCTCTTGGCTTTTGTTTGGTCACAAGCGGCGCTAGACTGAATGACAAAAAAACCGACTATATCGCATCTTTAGCAAGAGCCGTGAGCAAAGAAGTGCCAAATTTGATGCTCATCGCATGTAATGGCATGGCTACTTACGAGCAGCTTTGTGAGCTCAAAAAGGCTGGCGTTTTTAGCTACAACCACAACCTTGAAACAAGCCGAGAATTTTTCCCAAAAATTTGTAAAACACACACTTGGGACGAGAGATATCAGACAAATTTAGATGCAAAAAGGGCTGGGCTCATGCTTTGCACTGGTGGTATTTACGGCGTTGGCGAGAGTGAAGCTGACAGGGTAAGCTTTAGAGCTAGTCTAAAAGAGCTTGAGCCGTTTTCGTCACCGATAAATTTTTTCATTAAAAATGAAGCATTGAGTCTTGATCTGCCCCCTCTTAGTGTGGATGAAGCCCTAAAGATCGTACGTGACACCAAAAGCGCTCTTCCAGAAACTAGAGTCATGATAGCTGGTGGCAGAGAGAAAATTTTAAGCGAGAGACAGTATGAGATCTTTGAAAATGGCGCCGATGCGATCGTGATAGGCGACTACCTCACCGCAAAAGGCGAGAAAGCTAGCAAAGATATCGAGGAGCTTGCAAAGCGCGGTTTTAGCTTCGCTAGTATCTGTCACTAA
- the crcB gene encoding fluoride efflux transporter CrcB translates to MLANLLFAGLGGFIGAGCRFLAGELLKFSHFPLATLGVNTLGSFIIGVLFCLNLSQSVRVFLVIGILGGFTTFSSFSLDSVKFLLEGELVKGFLNIFLNLVFCLLASYLGILLGKSL, encoded by the coding sequence ATGCTTGCAAATTTGCTTTTCGCAGGGCTTGGAGGCTTTATCGGAGCTGGATGCAGGTTTTTAGCCGGTGAGCTGCTAAAATTTAGCCACTTTCCGCTAGCCACGCTTGGCGTAAATACGCTTGGTAGCTTCATTATCGGCGTCTTGTTTTGTCTAAATTTAAGCCAAAGCGTGAGAGTATTTTTGGTCATTGGCATACTTGGCGGATTTACAACATTTTCAAGCTTTAGCCTTGATAGTGTGAAATTTTTACTAGAAGGCGAGCTGGTAAAAGGCTTTTTAAATATCTTTTTAAACCTTGTTTTTTGCCTACTTGCAAGCTATCTTGGTATTTTACTTGGCAAGAGTTTGTGA
- a CDS encoding cation:proton antiporter: MQLHQASELSILVVLAFIVFASPYISKILRIPVAPAEIILGALASYIGLVGENEMFKLISEVGFFFLMFLAGMEIDLRMLINIDRKILRLGLIYLALIYSLATALTFSFDLSLLYIIIIPIMAVGMIFTLFKEYGRDVKWLNLSMLIATIGELISITLLTFIAAYLQFGASINLWLTIGYLILFLAISVLSFKILDVLFWWYPGLKVILMPHYDKDEKDIRLSIAVFFSMIALMLYLNLEVAFGAFIAGMFIATFFDHKKDLPHKLSSFGFGFLVPIFFIHIGSTFKLSSLSSNEVIKDAIFIFCAMLATRLFSSVLFVGKLGFKGIFLFSLSQSMPLTLLVAVATIAHRSGEISDYSYSSFILASLAQAIIGTIIIKFLMQSRSKE, encoded by the coding sequence TTGCAGTTACATCAAGCTAGCGAGCTTAGTATTCTTGTCGTTTTGGCATTTATCGTCTTTGCTTCGCCTTATATTTCTAAAATTTTACGCATTCCTGTCGCTCCTGCTGAGATAATACTTGGAGCACTGGCTAGCTACATTGGACTTGTCGGCGAAAATGAGATGTTTAAGCTAATTAGCGAAGTTGGCTTTTTCTTTTTGATGTTTCTAGCTGGCATGGAGATCGACCTTAGAATGCTTATAAATATTGACCGCAAAATTTTACGCCTGGGGCTTATCTATCTTGCGCTCATCTACTCGCTAGCAACTGCACTTACATTTAGTTTTGATCTTAGTTTGCTCTATATTATCATTATCCCGATAATGGCCGTTGGCATGATATTTACGCTATTTAAAGAGTATGGTAGAGATGTAAAATGGCTAAATTTAAGCATGCTTATTGCAACTATTGGTGAGCTTATAAGCATTACGCTTTTGACATTTATAGCAGCCTATTTGCAGTTTGGAGCTAGTATAAATTTATGGCTAACGATTGGCTATTTGATTTTATTTTTAGCTATCAGCGTGCTTAGCTTTAAAATTTTAGATGTGCTTTTTTGGTGGTATCCGGGGCTTAAAGTGATCCTTATGCCGCACTACGATAAGGACGAAAAAGACATTAGACTAAGCATTGCGGTGTTTTTTTCGATGATTGCACTTATGCTTTATTTGAATTTAGAAGTTGCCTTTGGTGCGTTTATCGCGGGTATGTTTATAGCAACATTTTTTGATCATAAAAAGGACTTACCGCACAAGCTTTCAAGCTTTGGATTTGGTTTTTTGGTACCGATATTTTTTATACACATAGGCTCAACCTTTAAGCTCTCAAGCCTAAGCTCAAATGAAGTGATAAAAGATGCTATTTTTATATTTTGTGCGATGCTTGCCACAAGGCTTTTCTCAAGTGTGTTATTTGTAGGAAAATTAGGATTTAAGGGGATATTTTTGTTTTCTCTCTCACAGTCCATGCCACTAACGCTTCTAGTAGCAGTTGCTACTATCGCACACAGATCAGGTGAGATAAGTGATTATTCTTACTCATCTTTTATCCTAGCAAGCCTAGCTCAAGCTATAATAGGGACAATAATTATAAAATTTCTAATGCAATCAAGAAGTAAGGAGTAA
- a CDS encoding citrate synthase, giving the protein MSSNTATLTDNRTGKSYEFPILKGTMGPDVIDISTFFSDTGMFTFDRGYTSTAMCRSAITYIDGLKGELMYRGYDIAYLAENKTFLDVAYLLLNKELPTNDQYINFKTELKKRSFIHEGMMKLFDAFPDKAHPMAILQAAVSALSAFYSDHLNMDKPEEYHEMAMRIIAKIPTIAAFSYRYSRGLPIIYPNLDRGFTENFLYMMRGYPYEHVDLKPIEIKALDTVFMLHADHEQNASTTTVRTVGSTHAHPYACISAGIGALWGWAHGGANEGVIRQLEEIGSVANVDKYIARAKDKNDPFRLMGFGHRVYKNFDPRAKVLKKMRDQLMDEIGINSELIKIANRIEEIALNDDYFVSRNLYPNVDFHSGLILKALGIPNNMFAVIFVIGRTPGWISQWIELKEQDTIKIVRPRQLYVGETNRTPK; this is encoded by the coding sequence ATGTCATCAAATACAGCTACGCTAACTGATAACAGAACTGGCAAGAGTTACGAGTTTCCTATACTAAAAGGCACTATGGGACCTGATGTGATAGACATCTCGACATTTTTTAGTGATACTGGAATGTTTACTTTTGATAGAGGTTATACTTCAACTGCGATGTGTCGCTCGGCGATAACTTATATAGACGGCTTAAAAGGCGAACTAATGTATAGAGGTTACGATATCGCGTATTTGGCTGAAAATAAGACATTTTTAGACGTGGCATATTTACTCTTAAACAAAGAGCTTCCAACAAATGATCAGTATATAAATTTTAAAACCGAGCTTAAAAAAAGAAGCTTTATACATGAGGGCATGATGAAGCTATTTGACGCATTCCCAGATAAAGCTCACCCTATGGCAATCTTGCAGGCAGCAGTATCAGCCCTAAGTGCCTTTTACTCAGATCATCTGAATATGGATAAACCTGAAGAGTATCACGAGATGGCTATGCGTATAATCGCTAAAATTCCAACAATAGCGGCCTTTAGCTACCGCTACTCACGCGGTCTTCCTATTATATATCCAAATTTAGATCGTGGCTTTACTGAAAATTTCCTCTACATGATGAGGGGCTATCCATACGAGCACGTCGATCTTAAACCAATCGAGATAAAAGCACTTGACACGGTCTTTATGCTGCACGCAGATCACGAGCAAAACGCTTCAACAACGACTGTTAGAACCGTTGGCTCAACGCACGCTCACCCATACGCATGTATAAGTGCGGGCATCGGCGCACTTTGGGGCTGGGCTCACGGCGGGGCAAACGAGGGTGTCATCCGTCAGCTTGAAGAGATTGGCTCGGTCGCAAACGTCGATAAATACATCGCTAGAGCAAAGGATAAAAACGATCCATTTAGGTTAATGGGCTTTGGCCACAGGGTCTATAAAAATTTTGACCCTCGTGCAAAAGTGCTTAAGAAGATGAGAGATCAGCTTATGGATGAGATAGGCATCAACTCAGAGCTTATTAAAATCGCAAACCGCATCGAAGAGATCGCGCTAAATGATGACTATTTTGTGAGTAGAAATTTATATCCAAACGTTGATTTTCACTCAGGGCTCATCCTAAAGGCGCTTGGCATACCAAATAATATGTTTGCCGTAATCTTCGTCATCGGCAGGACTCCAGGCTGGATCAGCCAGTGGATCGAGCTAAAAGAGCAAGATACGATAAAGATCGTCCGCCCAAGACAGCTTTATGTTGGAGAGACAAACAGAACACCAAAATGA
- a CDS encoding 3'(2'),5'-bisphosphate nucleotidase CysQ family protein yields MSELLNLAKKAAVNAGAQIMRFYSADNTALKVCLKDDSSPLTSADLAANEAIIKILSKSGIKICSEESILQERDKDEFWLVDPLDGTKEFLARNGEFCVCIALIKKARPVLGVIFIPVSKELFYADENGAFKEILDDNGEIIKRVDLNKKDKNLDNLIFSSRRGDAKEIEFIEQSLNFEQRCIGSAIKFCRLVEFGGAYLRFAPSYLWDNAAGDALVNFCGGKVFDANSSKEMSYELADLKSPFFIALSKNTLNLKDKITQLYKQSKT; encoded by the coding sequence ATGAGTGAGCTTCTAAATTTAGCTAAAAAAGCAGCCGTTAATGCTGGAGCGCAAATAATGAGATTTTACTCTGCAGATAATACGGCTCTTAAAGTCTGCCTAAAAGATGACAGCTCGCCACTAACTAGCGCTGATCTAGCTGCAAATGAAGCGATAATAAAAATTCTAAGCAAAAGCGGGATAAAAATTTGCTCTGAAGAGAGTATCTTGCAAGAAAGAGACAAAGACGAGTTTTGGCTCGTAGATCCTCTTGATGGCACGAAAGAATTTCTAGCTAGAAATGGCGAATTTTGCGTTTGCATAGCGCTTATAAAAAAAGCTAGACCGGTGCTTGGCGTGATATTTATCCCAGTTAGTAAAGAGCTTTTTTACGCTGATGAAAATGGCGCTTTTAAAGAAATTTTAGATGACAATGGTGAAATCATAAAGAGAGTTGATTTAAATAAAAAAGATAAAAATTTAGACAATCTAATCTTTTCAAGCAGAAGAGGCGATGCCAAGGAGATAGAATTTATAGAACAGAGCTTAAATTTTGAGCAAAGGTGCATCGGCTCAGCCATAAAATTTTGCCGTTTGGTTGAATTTGGCGGAGCTTATTTGAGATTTGCCCCAAGCTACCTTTGGGACAATGCTGCAGGAGATGCACTAGTAAATTTTTGTGGTGGAAAAGTATTTGACGCTAATAGTAGCAAAGAGATGAGCTACGAGCTTGCTGATTTAAAAAGTCCATTTTTCATAGCTCTCTCAAAAAACACACTAAATCTAAAAGATAAAATTACACAACTATATAAACAAAGTAAAACTTAA
- a CDS encoding class I SAM-dependent methyltransferase, whose product MSQNSKIEKSYDELTYKSIAFAQSSPYRLEACATLLGVNPPPCKNARVLEIGCSFGGNLIPFAANNKNAKVVGIDLSGEQIRRGQEIVKEMGLTNLELIHGDICEFKSDEKFDYIIAHGVFSWVPDFVKEAILKVVRENLSTNGVAFISYNVYPGWKVKDIVRDIMLLAAKDKESMQERLKAAKEALLVYKEYLLTRNEEIYEGKIPLKMLLFITEHVLSKDDFYIAHEFLEYTNDPFYFKDFNAMLAKNDLTYLCEYTLDDIFTPDVGTAVVDEYKNNKFKDRIDLEQFMDMISNKVFRQSLIVHSKTYESIANKQIGPSDINKIHVVADFIKKDNQWQDSYGAMPQDISWLCEVFYKMYPASINLSQILEILPEDKLMVYSAFVRILTNSSDAMILKDEQKNIEYRPGYSKLSQNLINYVRYFLNHKNNADVVFANKFSISRKLNNIDYYILLLLDGKNSLEDVAAKTLKFIKENNEDIFDINGKVLKKDKVAANIMSYVLGTAKIASLLYLLEEI is encoded by the coding sequence ATGAGTCAAAATAGCAAAATTGAAAAGTCTTATGACGAACTAACTTATAAATCAATAGCTTTTGCACAATCATCGCCTTACAGGCTTGAAGCTTGTGCTACACTTCTTGGGGTAAATCCGCCGCCATGCAAAAATGCAAGAGTTTTAGAGATAGGATGTAGCTTTGGCGGAAATTTGATCCCATTTGCAGCAAATAATAAAAACGCAAAAGTAGTTGGCATAGACCTTAGTGGAGAGCAGATAAGGCGTGGGCAAGAGATTGTTAAAGAGATGGGGCTTACAAATTTAGAGCTTATCCATGGCGATATTTGTGAGTTTAAGAGCGACGAGAAATTTGACTATATAATTGCTCATGGTGTTTTTAGCTGGGTACCTGACTTTGTAAAAGAAGCTATATTAAAAGTCGTAAGAGAGAATTTAAGTACAAATGGCGTGGCATTTATCTCTTATAATGTTTATCCTGGCTGGAAAGTAAAAGATATCGTAAGAGACATAATGCTACTTGCCGCAAAAGATAAAGAGAGCATGCAAGAGAGGTTAAAAGCAGCCAAAGAAGCACTTTTAGTCTATAAAGAATATTTGCTAACAAGAAATGAAGAAATTTATGAGGGGAAAATACCCCTTAAGATGCTTCTTTTCATAACAGAACATGTACTCTCAAAAGATGACTTTTACATAGCTCATGAGTTTTTAGAATACACAAATGATCCGTTTTATTTTAAAGATTTTAATGCCATGCTTGCCAAAAATGATCTTACTTATCTTTGTGAGTATACGCTTGATGATATTTTTACCCCAGATGTTGGCACAGCCGTAGTAGATGAATACAAAAATAATAAATTTAAAGACAGGATCGATCTAGAGCAATTCATGGATATGATTAGCAACAAAGTCTTTAGACAAAGCCTAATAGTCCATAGCAAAACTTATGAGAGTATAGCCAATAAACAAATAGGTCCAAGCGATATTAATAAAATTCACGTTGTGGCAGATTTTATAAAGAAAGATAACCAGTGGCAAGATAGTTATGGCGCTATGCCACAAGATATATCATGGCTTTGCGAAGTCTTTTATAAGATGTACCCAGCCAGTATAAACCTTTCTCAGATTTTAGAAATTTTGCCAGAAGATAAGCTTATGGTTTATAGCGCTTTTGTAAGAATTTTAACAAACTCGTCTGATGCAATGATTTTAAAAGATGAGCAAAAAAATATCGAGTATAGGCCTGGCTATTCAAAGCTTAGTCAAAATTTAATAAATTATGTCAGATATTTTTTAAATCATAAAAATAATGCCGATGTTGTTTTTGCTAATAAATTTAGCATCTCAAGGAAGCTTAACAATATTGATTATTACATACTTTTGTTACTTGATGGTAAAAATAGCTTAGAAGATGTCGCAGCAAAAACCTTAAAATTTATCAAAGAGAACAACGAAGATATATTTGACATAAATGGCAAAGTGCTTAAAAAAGACAAGGTCGCAGCAAATATAATGAGTTACGTGCTAGGCACAGCAAAAATAGCTAGTCTGCTTTATCTACTAGAAGAAATTTAA
- a CDS encoding redoxin family protein, which translates to MIKVPTSIYLNTLDGKEFDFSAFARTHDCVIFIYPKIGEDFELLSEELQNTAGMKGCTKQAINYKKFLKDFNDLGFMVVAVGSQDIAAQKKFQEETSAGVMFLNDSEFMLERALELPVFSASNGHKFYFRQTLIIKDGKVRHAYIVDDPENDAKNMLEKLKEKDY; encoded by the coding sequence ATGATAAAAGTGCCTACAAGTATATATTTAAATACCCTAGACGGTAAGGAATTTGATTTTTCTGCGTTTGCAAGGACGCACGACTGCGTTATTTTTATCTACCCAAAGATAGGCGAGGACTTTGAGCTTTTAAGCGAGGAACTGCAAAATACAGCTGGCATGAAGGGTTGCACCAAACAAGCGATAAACTACAAGAAATTTTTAAAAGACTTTAACGATCTTGGTTTCATGGTAGTGGCTGTTGGCTCCCAAGATATCGCAGCTCAAAAGAAATTTCAAGAAGAAACTTCGGCTGGAGTTATGTTCTTAAATGATAGTGAGTTTATGCTTGAGAGAGCACTTGAACTTCCGGTTTTTTCTGCATCAAATGGCCATAAATTTTACTTTAGACAAACGCTCATCATAAAAGATGGCAAGGTAAGGCACGCATATATAGTGGATGATCCTGAGAATGATGCTAAAAATATGCTAGAAAAACTCAAAGAAAAAGACTACTAG
- the modB gene encoding molybdate ABC transporter permease subunit, producing MIDELKNIDYEPFWLSLKLSFITTFILFFACIALAYFMSQKKFFGKSFLESVISLPLVLPPSVLGFYLLIFLSPYSTFGKFIEEIFGVRLVFNFTGLVVASCIYSLPFMFGPIYAGLNSLKKSLFEASYSLGKNKLTTIFRVILPSIRSNLLTATVVSFAHTMGEFGVVLMIGGSVAGESKVASIAIFEAVEMLDYTKAHVYALLMLIISFFVLFIVYLLNSKKA from the coding sequence ATGATAGACGAGCTTAAAAATATCGATTACGAGCCGTTTTGGCTCTCGTTAAAACTATCTTTTATAACTACTTTTATTTTGTTTTTTGCCTGCATTGCGCTTGCTTATTTTATGTCGCAGAAAAAATTCTTTGGCAAATCATTTTTAGAGTCGGTAATCTCACTACCTTTGGTTTTGCCGCCAAGTGTTCTTGGCTTTTATCTGCTCATTTTTCTTTCACCTTATTCCACTTTTGGTAAATTTATCGAAGAAATTTTTGGGGTTAGGTTGGTTTTTAATTTCACAGGTCTTGTTGTGGCAAGTTGCATCTATTCATTGCCATTTATGTTTGGACCGATTTACGCTGGACTAAATAGCCTAAAAAAGAGCCTTTTTGAAGCGAGTTATAGTCTTGGTAAAAACAAACTCACAACTATTTTTAGGGTGATTTTGCCAAGTATCAGATCAAATTTATTAACAGCTACTGTCGTTAGCTTTGCTCACACCATGGGTGAGTTTGGTGTTGTTTTAATGATAGGTGGTAGCGTAGCTGGAGAGAGCAAGGTTGCAAGTATTGCGATATTTGAAGCGGTTGAAATGCTTGATTACACCAAGGCTCATGTCTATGCACTTTTGATGTTAATAATTAGCTTTTTTGTCCTTTTTATAGTTTATCTTTTAAATTCTAAAAAAGCTTAA
- a CDS encoding sulfate/molybdate ABC transporter ATP-binding protein, whose product MIEISCKKELNGGDGKFMLEADLSFENGDFVALYGASGGGKTTILRLIAGFETPQSGFIKVGDKIFFDDKINLAPQKRNIGFLFQDYALFENMNVFKNLLFAKDDVSLANKLLDICGLTSLKNAKISALSGGQKQRVALARAVMRRPEILLLDEPLSALDNAMREKLQDYLLALHDEFKMSIVLVSHDIAEIYKLCNKVFVLENGKISRSGTASEIFLKTAGSQKIAFNAKILEIKKCDAIFVANVLINRQICEVVLSSNEAINLKAGDMVVVSTKAFSVNLEKA is encoded by the coding sequence ATGATAGAAATTTCTTGTAAAAAAGAGCTAAATGGCGGCGATGGTAAATTTATGCTTGAGGCAGACCTTAGCTTTGAAAATGGCGATTTTGTCGCACTTTATGGAGCAAGTGGCGGCGGAAAGACCACTATTTTAAGATTGATTGCCGGTTTTGAAACACCACAAAGCGGTTTTATAAAAGTTGGGGATAAAATTTTCTTTGACGATAAGATAAATTTAGCTCCACAAAAGCGAAATATCGGCTTTTTATTTCAAGATTATGCATTGTTTGAAAATATGAATGTCTTTAAAAATTTGCTCTTTGCAAAAGATGACGTAAGCCTAGCAAATAAACTCCTTGATATCTGCGGTCTAACAAGTCTCAAAAATGCAAAGATCAGCGCTCTTTCTGGTGGTCAAAAACAACGCGTAGCACTTGCACGTGCCGTCATGCGAAGGCCTGAAATTTTACTGCTTGATGAGCCACTAAGCGCACTTGATAATGCTATGCGTGAAAAATTGCAAGATTATCTATTGGCACTTCACGACGAATTTAAAATGAGCATTGTCTTAGTAAGCCATGATATCGCAGAAATTTACAAGCTTTGCAATAAAGTATTTGTTCTTGAAAATGGCAAAATTTCAAGATCTGGCACAGCTAGTGAGATATTTTTAAAGACTGCCGGATCTCAAAAAATCGCCTTCAATGCCAAAATTTTAGAGATAAAAAAATGCGATGCGATCTTCGTAGCAAACGTACTAATAAACCGTCAAATTTGTGAAGTTGTGCTAAGTAGCAACGAAGCAATAAATCTAAAAGCTGGCGATATGGTGGTAGTTAGCACAAAAGCATTTAGCGTAAATTTGGAAAAAGCATGA
- a CDS encoding TOBE domain-containing protein, with protein MIRAKIVGILTKDDVSLFELKGLNLEANLFMLVLNEASKFALDDEIGLGFKSSDVVLANNKLDTSSFENELRCVVEAINFGEVLSVVGLKCDQINFEAIISNHALKALNLSKNDSVFAYIKSTSIHISTQK; from the coding sequence ATGATAAGAGCAAAGATCGTTGGGATTTTAACTAAAGATGACGTTAGCTTATTTGAGCTAAAGGGTCTAAATTTAGAGGCAAATTTATTTATGCTAGTCTTGAATGAGGCTAGCAAATTCGCCTTAGATGACGAGATTGGCTTAGGCTTTAAAAGCTCGGATGTCGTCTTGGCAAATAATAAACTTGACACTAGCTCGTTTGAGAATGAATTAAGATGCGTAGTAGAGGCTATAAATTTTGGTGAAGTTTTAAGCGTTGTTGGTCTAAAGTGCGATCAAATTAACTTCGAAGCCATCATTTCAAATCACGCTTTAAAAGCATTAAATTTGAGCAAAAATGATAGTGTTTTTGCCTATATAAAATCTACTAGTATTCATATAAGTACTCAAAAATGA